The Symphalangus syndactylus isolate Jambi chromosome 8, NHGRI_mSymSyn1-v2.1_pri, whole genome shotgun sequence genome includes a window with the following:
- the LOC129487202 gene encoding epididymal secretory protein E3-alpha produces the protein MTSSLKIWGTLLALLCILCRLCVYGNNIYWREFIKLHYLSPNREFKEYKCDVLMREKEALKGKSSHMFMYSLWFKIQRACINEKGSDRYRNAYVWAPGALKVLECHWEKYNNRYTESRSFSYIEFHCGIDGYVDNIEDLRIIEPISN, from the coding sequence ATGACATCCTCTCTAAAGATTTGGGGCACACTCTTGGCCCTGCTTTGCATCCTTTGCAGGCTTTGTGTATACGGTAACAACATTTACTGGAGAGAATTCATAAAACTTCATTACTTAAGTCCAAATCGAGAATTCAAAGAGTACAAATGTGATGTCCTCATGAGAGAAAAAGAAGCTCTGAAAGGCAAGAGCTCTCATATGTTCATGTATAGCTTATGGTTCAAAATTCAGCGTGCATGCATCAATGAGAAGGGGAGCGACCGATACAGAAATGCATATGTATGGGCCCCAGGTGCCCTCAAAGTACTAGAGTGTCACTGGGAGAAGTACAACAATAGGTACACAGAGAGCAGAAGCTTCAGCTACATTGAATTCCATTGTGGCATAGATGGATATGTTGATAACATAGAAGACCTGAGGATTATAGAACCTATCAGCAACTAG